One stretch of Cryptosporangium aurantiacum DNA includes these proteins:
- a CDS encoding ABC transporter permease yields the protein MSAFAALVRAGFRRHATYRRAMLASACTNSVFGFLKTYVLLAAAAATGTAAGYDAAELAMFAWASQGLLGVVQLFSWVEVADRIRTGDIVTDLLRPVNPLVAFLAADLGRAGHALVIRLTVPIALGALFFPLRWPAQARTWLWLVISVVLATVTSFATRYLVNLLAFWWLDARGPNTLWLFGGSLFSGLAVPIPFFPEWVQTVLWCTPFPWMLQAPLDVLLERGSPVALVCGGALAAGVMLAAASLLQRIALRRLVVQGG from the coding sequence GTGTCGGCGTTTGCCGCCCTGGTCAGGGCTGGTTTCCGACGTCATGCCACGTACCGCCGCGCGATGCTGGCCAGCGCGTGCACGAACTCCGTCTTCGGGTTCCTGAAGACCTACGTCCTGCTCGCCGCCGCCGCTGCTACCGGGACGGCCGCCGGGTACGACGCGGCGGAACTGGCGATGTTCGCCTGGGCGAGCCAGGGGCTGCTCGGCGTCGTCCAGCTGTTCAGCTGGGTGGAGGTGGCCGACCGGATCCGCACCGGCGACATCGTCACCGACCTGCTCCGGCCGGTGAACCCACTGGTGGCGTTCCTGGCCGCGGATCTCGGACGGGCCGGCCACGCGCTGGTCATCCGGCTGACCGTGCCGATCGCGCTCGGCGCGCTGTTCTTCCCGCTGCGCTGGCCCGCCCAGGCTCGGACGTGGTTGTGGCTGGTCATCTCGGTCGTGCTGGCCACCGTGACCAGCTTCGCCACCCGGTACCTGGTCAACCTGCTGGCGTTCTGGTGGCTCGATGCGCGCGGGCCGAACACGCTCTGGCTGTTCGGTGGGTCGCTGTTCTCCGGGCTCGCGGTGCCGATCCCGTTCTTCCCGGAGTGGGTGCAGACCGTGCTCTGGTGCACGCCGTTCCCGTGGATGCTCCAGGCGCCGCTCGACGTTCTGCTGGAACGGGGCTCTCCGGTGGCGTTGGTGTGCGGTGGTGCGCTGGCCGCTGGTGTGATGCTGGCCGCTGCCTCCCTGCTGCAGCGGATCGCGCTGCGACGGCTGGTGGTGCAGGGTGGCTGA
- a CDS encoding ABC transporter ATP-binding protein: MSVVLADGLRKEFVVWAKAGRFRRSRRTVAAVDGVDLRIEPGEMVGYLGPNGAGKSTTLKMLTGILTPSGGSVRVCGLNPVPDRTRLARRMGAVFGQRSQLWWDLPLSESFALLRSVYRVSSGPHGRRLRECVELLEMGPFLATPVRQLSLGQRMRGELTAALLHDPELLFLDEPTIGLDVVSKEAVRGFLAELNQRHGTTLVLTTHDLADIERLCDRLVVIDRGRVVHDGTLAALHERYGSRRRLVVELDGPCAPLAVAGASTELVEADGRRQTLALDGPLPAVVAAVAAAAPLRDLRVLEPAIEDVIRKLWVG, from the coding sequence ATGAGCGTCGTGCTGGCCGACGGGCTCCGGAAGGAGTTCGTGGTGTGGGCGAAAGCGGGGCGGTTCCGGCGGTCGCGGCGGACCGTGGCCGCGGTGGACGGCGTCGACCTGCGGATCGAGCCGGGCGAAATGGTCGGCTACCTGGGGCCGAACGGCGCGGGCAAGTCGACGACGCTCAAGATGCTGACCGGCATCCTGACGCCATCCGGCGGATCCGTGCGGGTGTGCGGACTGAACCCGGTGCCGGACCGGACCCGGTTGGCGCGGCGGATGGGCGCGGTGTTCGGACAGCGCAGCCAGCTGTGGTGGGACCTACCGCTGTCCGAGTCGTTCGCGCTGTTGCGTTCGGTGTACCGGGTCTCGTCCGGGCCGCACGGCCGGCGCCTGCGTGAGTGCGTGGAGCTGCTGGAGATGGGGCCGTTCCTGGCCACCCCGGTGCGGCAGCTCTCGCTGGGACAGCGGATGCGCGGCGAGCTGACCGCGGCGCTGCTGCACGACCCCGAGCTGCTGTTCCTGGACGAGCCGACGATCGGCCTGGACGTGGTGAGCAAAGAGGCCGTCCGCGGGTTCCTGGCCGAGCTGAACCAGCGGCACGGCACGACGCTGGTGCTCACGACCCACGACCTGGCCGACATCGAGCGGCTCTGCGACCGGCTGGTCGTGATCGACCGTGGGCGGGTCGTGCACGACGGGACGCTCGCGGCGCTGCACGAGCGGTACGGGTCGCGGCGGCGTCTGGTCGTGGAGCTGGACGGACCGTGCGCGCCGCTCGCGGTGGCGGGAGCCTCCACCGAGCTGGTGGAGGCTGACGGGCGGCGTCAGACGTTGGCGCTGGACGGGCCGCTGCCCGCGGTGGTGGCCGCGGTGGCTGCGGCAGCACCGCTGCGCGACCTGCGGGTGTTGGAACCCGCGATCGAGGACGTGATCAGGAAGCTGTGGGTCGGTTAG
- a CDS encoding carbohydrate kinase family protein, with protein sequence MKIAVTGSIATDHLMHFPGRFATQLMPDQLDRVSLSFLVDDLVVRRGGVAANIVFGMGQLGLPGILVGAVGNDFADYRSWLERHGVDCDSVHVSEYAHTSRFVCTTDDDMCQIASFYAGAMSEARNIELGPIDERVGGLDLVLVGANDPEAMVRHTVECRQRGLRFAADPSQQLARMTGDQVRQLIDGAAFLFTNEYEKTLLESKTGYSADDVLDRVDVRVTTLGKDGVEIVGRNIGRIHVACATEAVKADPTGVGDGFRAGFLTALSWGLDLQRAAEVGNLLATYVLETVGTQEYQVDATEFVKRLGDDYGDRAAEEVAAHIAR encoded by the coding sequence ATGAAAATCGCTGTCACCGGGTCGATCGCGACCGACCACCTGATGCACTTCCCGGGCCGGTTCGCCACGCAGCTGATGCCGGACCAGCTGGACCGCGTCTCGCTGTCGTTCCTGGTCGACGACCTGGTCGTTCGGCGTGGTGGGGTGGCCGCCAACATCGTGTTCGGGATGGGCCAGCTCGGGCTCCCCGGCATCCTGGTCGGCGCGGTGGGCAACGATTTCGCTGACTACCGCTCGTGGCTGGAGCGGCACGGCGTCGACTGCGACTCGGTGCACGTCTCCGAGTACGCGCACACGTCCCGGTTCGTCTGCACGACCGACGACGACATGTGCCAGATCGCGTCGTTCTACGCCGGGGCGATGAGCGAGGCGCGGAACATCGAACTCGGCCCGATCGACGAGCGCGTCGGCGGGCTGGACCTGGTGCTGGTCGGGGCCAACGACCCGGAGGCGATGGTCCGGCACACCGTCGAGTGCAGGCAGCGCGGGCTGCGGTTCGCCGCCGACCCGTCGCAGCAGCTCGCCCGGATGACCGGTGACCAGGTGCGGCAGCTCATCGACGGGGCCGCGTTCCTGTTCACGAACGAGTACGAGAAGACGCTGCTGGAGTCGAAGACCGGCTACTCGGCGGACGACGTGCTCGACCGGGTGGACGTGCGGGTCACCACGCTCGGCAAGGACGGCGTCGAGATCGTCGGCCGGAACATCGGGCGGATCCACGTCGCGTGCGCGACCGAGGCCGTGAAGGCCGACCCGACCGGCGTCGGCGACGGGTTCCGCGCCGGGTTCCTCACCGCGCTGTCGTGGGGCCTGGACCTGCAGCGGGCGGCCGAGGTCGGCAACCTGCTGGCGACGTACGTGCTGGAGACCGTCGGTACGCAGGAGTACCAGGTTGACGCGACCGAGTTCGTGAAGCGTCTCGGCGACGACTACGGGGACCGCGCCGCTGAAGAAGTAGCCGCCCACATCGCCCGTTAG
- a CDS encoding ABC transporter permease yields MADAYVQLLRAQVRSQTQYRLSFAVDLALNAGITVIDVLVLLAVFRVTPSLAGFGVTETLLIAGIAQLAFQLADVAVGNLERVPFYLRTGLLDAVLLRPLSTFGQLVVLDFSLRRAGRVVQGLATYGVALAVADVDWTVPRVLLAAVAPFAGAVCYGAIFTAGAATMFWLVDGGEVVNVFTYGGRDFASYPTPVYGPWFGRVFGFVIGLAFVGYFPALALLGLSDPLGTPAWLHWCGPAVSLVWAAVARVVWRVGVRHYQSTGS; encoded by the coding sequence GTGGCTGACGCGTATGTGCAGCTGCTCCGGGCGCAGGTCCGGAGTCAGACGCAGTACCGGCTCTCGTTCGCCGTTGATCTGGCGCTCAACGCCGGCATCACGGTGATCGACGTGCTGGTGTTGCTCGCCGTGTTCCGGGTGACGCCGTCGCTGGCCGGTTTCGGCGTCACCGAGACGCTGCTGATCGCCGGCATCGCCCAGCTGGCGTTCCAGCTCGCCGACGTCGCGGTGGGCAACCTCGAGCGGGTGCCGTTCTACCTGCGCACGGGACTGCTGGACGCGGTGTTGCTGCGGCCGCTCTCGACGTTCGGGCAGCTCGTGGTGCTGGACTTCTCGCTGCGCCGGGCGGGCCGGGTGGTGCAGGGGCTGGCGACCTACGGGGTGGCGCTCGCCGTGGCCGACGTCGACTGGACCGTGCCGCGGGTGCTGCTCGCGGCGGTGGCACCGTTCGCCGGGGCGGTCTGCTACGGCGCGATCTTCACGGCCGGCGCCGCGACGATGTTCTGGCTGGTGGACGGGGGAGAGGTGGTGAACGTGTTCACGTACGGAGGCCGCGACTTCGCGAGCTATCCGACGCCGGTGTACGGCCCGTGGTTCGGGCGGGTGTTCGGGTTCGTGATCGGGTTGGCTTTTGTCGGGTACTTCCCGGCGTTGGCGTTGCTCGGGCTCTCCGACCCGCTGGGGACGCCTGCCTGGCTGCATTGGTGCGGGCCGGCGGTCTCGCTCGTCTGGGCGGCGGTGGCGAGGGTCGTCTGGCGGGTCGGCGTCCGGCACTACCAGAGCACGGGCTCATGA
- a CDS encoding sulfurtransferase TusA family protein translates to MRCPLPVIHLARRIGEVPVGAVVRVLADDPAARVDIPAWCRMRAHEYQGADGDAHDVRRNN, encoded by the coding sequence ATGCGATGCCCGCTCCCGGTGATTCACCTGGCGCGGCGGATCGGTGAGGTGCCGGTGGGTGCGGTAGTGCGAGTGCTCGCCGACGACCCCGCGGCCCGCGTCGACATCCCGGCCTGGTGCCGCATGCGCGCCCACGAGTACCAGGGCGCCGACGGCGACGCGCACGACGTCCGTCGTAACAATTAA
- a CDS encoding bifunctional adenosylcobinamide kinase/adenosylcobinamide-phosphate guanylyltransferase yields the protein MHTLVLGGIRSGKSGWAEQRAASDGRPVRYLATAPDRPGDPDWATRVRTHRERRPASWDTLEVGTSAAALPAALRAADPGTVLLVDDVGSWLVCAFDAASAWELPDPWSAIAADVDDLVTALTECRADAVLVSPEVGWTVVPATRSGRVFVDAQGTLNQRLATVCTDAVLVVAGRALRLSDGPDSLLS from the coding sequence GTGCACACGCTGGTTCTCGGTGGTATCCGCTCGGGCAAGTCGGGGTGGGCCGAGCAGCGGGCCGCATCGGACGGTCGACCGGTCCGCTACCTCGCGACCGCACCGGACCGCCCCGGCGACCCGGACTGGGCCACCCGCGTCCGTACACATCGTGAACGCCGCCCGGCGAGCTGGGACACGCTCGAGGTCGGCACCTCCGCGGCCGCGCTCCCGGCGGCGCTCCGGGCCGCCGATCCGGGAACCGTGCTCCTCGTCGACGACGTCGGCAGCTGGCTGGTCTGCGCGTTCGACGCGGCGTCGGCCTGGGAGCTGCCCGACCCCTGGTCGGCGATCGCGGCCGACGTGGACGACCTGGTCACGGCGCTGACCGAGTGCCGGGCGGACGCCGTCCTGGTCAGTCCGGAGGTCGGCTGGACGGTCGTGCCCGCCACCCGCTCCGGCCGGGTTTTCGTCGACGCGCAGGGGACGCTCAACCAGCGGCTGGCCACCGTCTGCACGGACGCGGTGCTGGTGGTCGCCGGGCGGGCACTTCGGTTGTCGGATGGGCCGGATAGCCTCCTGTCGTGA
- a CDS encoding glycerate kinase: MRVLVAPDSFGGTLSAGEAAAAIAAGWKQTAPDDTVVTRPLSDGGPGLVEVIRATLGGSLVPVRACGPRMEPLDASFLLVDDVAYLECATVAGLQLVPKAERDPKVTTTYGLGLLLAAAVESGARRVVIGLGGSVTNDGGAGLLAALGAGPVGVSGTALPPGGGALRACEGLAGLPALRGVEIVAATDVDNPLTGIHGASAVYGPQKGATDNDVQILDAALSRWADVLVRDLPGCPPDVAALPGAGAAGGLGVALLALGGRREAGIGLVRRLIGFDTAVADADLVITGEGSFDYQSLRGKVVAGVASAAAEHGAPCVVLAGQVAVGRQEAAAAHVDEARSLVEHAGSVERAMADAGEVLTSLAARTARDWSRARPIR, encoded by the coding sequence ATGCGCGTACTGGTGGCTCCGGACTCGTTCGGCGGCACGTTGTCGGCGGGAGAAGCCGCGGCGGCGATCGCGGCCGGGTGGAAACAGACGGCGCCCGACGACACGGTGGTGACCCGCCCGCTGTCGGACGGCGGGCCCGGGCTCGTCGAGGTGATCCGGGCGACGCTCGGTGGCTCGCTGGTCCCGGTGCGGGCCTGCGGCCCGCGGATGGAGCCGCTGGACGCGTCGTTCCTGCTGGTGGACGACGTGGCCTACCTGGAGTGCGCGACGGTCGCCGGTCTCCAGCTGGTGCCGAAAGCCGAACGTGACCCGAAGGTGACGACGACCTACGGGCTCGGGCTGCTGCTCGCGGCGGCGGTCGAGTCCGGCGCCCGCAGGGTCGTCATCGGGTTGGGCGGAAGCGTGACCAACGACGGGGGCGCGGGGCTGCTGGCGGCTCTCGGTGCCGGGCCGGTGGGCGTCTCGGGTACGGCGCTGCCGCCGGGCGGTGGCGCGCTCCGGGCCTGTGAGGGACTGGCCGGGCTCCCGGCGCTGCGGGGCGTGGAGATCGTCGCGGCAACCGACGTCGACAACCCGCTGACCGGTATTCACGGGGCGTCGGCGGTGTACGGGCCGCAGAAGGGCGCCACCGACAACGACGTCCAGATTCTGGATGCGGCGCTCTCGCGCTGGGCCGACGTTCTGGTGCGTGACCTGCCCGGTTGCCCGCCGGACGTCGCCGCGCTGCCCGGAGCGGGTGCCGCGGGTGGGCTCGGTGTGGCGTTGCTCGCACTCGGCGGTCGGCGGGAGGCCGGGATCGGGCTGGTCCGGCGGCTGATCGGGTTCGACACCGCGGTCGCGGACGCCGATCTGGTGATCACCGGTGAAGGGTCGTTCGACTACCAATCGCTGCGCGGGAAGGTGGTCGCCGGGGTGGCGTCGGCCGCTGCCGAGCACGGTGCGCCGTGTGTCGTCCTCGCGGGGCAGGTCGCGGTGGGGCGGCAGGAGGCCGCGGCCGCACACGTTGACGAGGCCCGTTCGCTGGTCGAGCACGCCGGATCGGTGGAGCGAGCGATGGCGGACGCCGGCGAAGTGCTGACGTCGTTGGCCGCCCGCACCGCGCGCGACTGGAGCCGGGCCCGGCCGATTCGCTGA
- a CDS encoding aldo/keto reductase family protein, whose product MEFRTLGRSGLYISEIAYGNWITHGSQVEEDAAIACVRAALDAGITTYDTADVYAGTKAERVLAKALDGVRRADYELFTKVYFPVGKGKNARGLSRKHIMEGIEGSLKRLNTDYVDLYQAHRFDHETPLEETMLAFADVVRQGKALYIGVSEWRAEEIARAAELARELRIPLISNQPQYNMLWRVIEAEVVPASVEAGISQIVWSPIAQGVLTGKYKPGQPVPSGSRATDEKGGADFVKDLLRDDVLTRVQQLVPLAEQAGLSLAQLAIAWVLQNSNVAAAIIGASRPEQVTENVKAAGVKLDADLLKAIDDALDPVIERDPALTRSPRTRV is encoded by the coding sequence ATGGAATTCCGCACACTCGGTCGTTCCGGGCTCTACATCTCCGAGATCGCCTACGGCAACTGGATCACCCACGGTTCGCAGGTCGAGGAGGACGCCGCGATCGCCTGCGTCCGAGCCGCCCTGGACGCCGGAATCACCACCTACGACACCGCCGACGTCTACGCAGGCACGAAGGCCGAGCGGGTACTCGCGAAGGCGCTGGACGGCGTCCGCCGCGCCGACTACGAGCTGTTCACGAAGGTGTACTTCCCGGTCGGCAAAGGCAAGAACGCCCGCGGGCTGTCCCGCAAGCACATCATGGAGGGCATCGAGGGGTCGCTGAAGCGGCTGAACACCGACTACGTCGACCTCTACCAGGCCCACCGGTTCGACCACGAGACCCCGCTCGAGGAGACGATGCTGGCGTTCGCCGACGTCGTCCGGCAGGGCAAGGCGCTCTACATCGGCGTCTCCGAGTGGCGCGCGGAGGAGATCGCCCGCGCCGCCGAGCTCGCCCGTGAGCTGCGCATCCCGCTGATCTCCAACCAGCCGCAGTACAACATGCTGTGGCGGGTCATCGAGGCCGAGGTCGTCCCGGCCAGCGTCGAGGCCGGGATCAGCCAGATCGTCTGGTCACCGATCGCCCAGGGCGTCCTCACCGGCAAGTACAAGCCGGGTCAGCCGGTGCCCTCCGGTTCTCGGGCCACCGACGAGAAGGGCGGCGCCGACTTCGTCAAGGACCTCCTCCGCGACGACGTCCTCACCCGCGTCCAGCAGCTGGTCCCGCTCGCCGAGCAGGCCGGGCTCTCGCTCGCCCAGCTCGCGATCGCGTGGGTGCTGCAGAACTCGAACGTGGCGGCCGCGATCATCGGTGCCTCCCGGCCCGAGCAGGTCACCGAGAACGTCAAGGCGGCCGGGGTGAAGCTCGACGCCGACCTGCTGAAGGCGATCGACGACGCCCTCGACCCGGTGATCGAGCGCGATCCCGCGCTGACCCGCTCGCCTCGCACCCGCGTTTAG
- the nadA gene encoding quinolinate synthase NadA, which translates to MSTDLGLPTLTAQGFAEPSPTAAALLLLGRGTDPNAERGVDCPGDLPAASDPGLVERATKAREKLGDRAFVLGHHYQRDEVIQFADVTGDSFKLARDAAARPDAEYIVFCGVHFMAESADILTKDDQQVILPDLAAGCSMADMATDQQVDEAWEVLKDAGVADATVPVSYMNSSAAIKAFTGRHGGTICTSSNAKRALDWAFTQGEKVLFLPDQHLGRNTAVLELGLEKSDCVLFDPHKPGGGLTPQQLRDATMILWRGHCSVHGRFTLESVLDVRDRIPGVNVLVHPECRHEVVTAADLVGSTEYIIKTLDAAPAGSSWAIGTELNLVRRLALAHPDKTIVFLDRTVCFCSTMNRIDLPHLVWSLESLARGEVVNRITVDAETAHFARVALDQMLALPG; encoded by the coding sequence GTGAGCACCGACCTCGGGCTGCCGACCCTGACCGCTCAGGGATTCGCCGAGCCCTCCCCTACCGCTGCGGCGCTGCTGCTCCTCGGGCGTGGCACCGACCCCAACGCCGAGCGCGGCGTCGACTGCCCCGGCGACCTGCCTGCTGCGTCCGACCCCGGGCTGGTGGAGCGCGCGACGAAGGCCCGCGAGAAGCTCGGCGACCGCGCGTTCGTCCTCGGTCACCACTACCAGCGCGACGAGGTCATCCAGTTCGCCGACGTCACCGGCGACTCGTTCAAGCTCGCCCGGGACGCCGCCGCGCGTCCGGACGCCGAGTACATCGTGTTCTGCGGTGTGCACTTCATGGCCGAGTCCGCAGACATCCTGACCAAGGACGACCAGCAGGTCATCCTCCCCGACCTGGCCGCCGGCTGTTCGATGGCCGACATGGCCACCGACCAGCAGGTCGACGAGGCGTGGGAGGTCTTGAAGGACGCCGGCGTCGCGGATGCCACGGTGCCGGTCAGCTACATGAACTCCTCCGCCGCGATCAAGGCCTTCACCGGTCGGCACGGCGGCACGATCTGCACGTCGTCCAACGCGAAGCGGGCTTTGGACTGGGCCTTCACCCAGGGTGAGAAGGTCCTGTTCCTGCCCGACCAGCACCTGGGCCGGAACACGGCCGTCCTCGAGCTCGGCCTCGAGAAGAGCGACTGCGTGCTGTTCGACCCGCACAAGCCGGGCGGTGGCCTCACGCCCCAGCAGCTCCGCGACGCGACGATGATCCTCTGGCGCGGGCACTGCTCGGTGCACGGCCGGTTCACGCTCGAGTCGGTGCTCGACGTCCGCGACCGCATCCCGGGCGTCAACGTGCTCGTGCACCCCGAGTGCCGGCACGAGGTGGTCACGGCCGCCGACCTGGTCGGCTCGACCGAGTACATCATCAAGACGCTGGACGCGGCGCCGGCCGGCTCGTCGTGGGCCATCGGCACCGAACTCAACCTGGTGCGGCGGCTCGCGCTGGCCCACCCGGACAAGACGATCGTCTTCCTCGACCGCACGGTCTGCTTCTGCTCGACGATGAACCGGATCGACCTGCCGCACCTGGTGTGGTCGCTGGAGTCGCTGGCGCGCGGTGAGGTCGTCAACCGGATCACCGTCGACGCCGAAACCGCACACTTCGCCCGAGTCGCCCTGGACCAGATGCTGGCACTTCCCGGGTGA
- a CDS encoding DUF3043 domain-containing protein — translation MSLLRRKSAPASENVPETVEPVEAPAGKAYTPAKGRPTPKRTANSRPRAVSSSPAPTDKKAMRAKMREERARAYEGMRRGEEKYLPARDKGPVRRLVRDLVDARRNVGSYFLIGALAVLLFSQPQWPAPVRFGANILWLLLIVAILADVFLISRMIKKNVRERFPNAPDKMGGLTFYGVMRSVQFRRMRSPSPQVKIGEKV, via the coding sequence GTGAGCCTTCTCCGTCGCAAGTCCGCCCCCGCCTCCGAGAACGTGCCGGAGACGGTTGAACCCGTGGAAGCCCCTGCGGGCAAGGCGTACACCCCGGCCAAGGGCCGGCCGACGCCGAAGCGCACCGCGAACAGCCGGCCGCGCGCGGTGTCGAGCTCGCCCGCGCCGACCGACAAGAAGGCCATGCGGGCCAAGATGCGTGAGGAGCGGGCCCGGGCGTACGAGGGCATGCGTCGCGGCGAGGAGAAGTACCTCCCCGCCCGCGACAAGGGCCCGGTCCGGCGCCTGGTTCGCGACCTCGTCGACGCGCGCCGCAACGTCGGCTCGTACTTCCTCATCGGCGCGCTGGCCGTACTGCTGTTCTCGCAGCCGCAGTGGCCGGCGCCCGTGCGGTTCGGCGCCAACATCCTCTGGCTGCTGCTGATCGTCGCGATCCTGGCCGACGTGTTCCTGATCTCCCGGATGATCAAGAAGAACGTCCGGGAGCGGTTCCCGAACGCGCCCGACAAGATGGGCGGCCTGACGTTCTACGGTGTGATGCGCTCGGTGCAGTTCCGCCGCATGCGCTCCCCGTCCCCGCAGGTCAAGATCGGCGAGAAGGTCTAA
- a CDS encoding nicotinate-nucleotide--dimethylbenzimidazole phosphoribosyltransferase, translating into MSEPDVEGAPPPEPEAPPSLLESLTPVAADWAAGEAAEARLSGWGTTTGALAGFARWVGSVRPGNDAPFQRVRLVAFAADHGVTDGAATVHALLAGEGVLPLLARRADVSIRVVDAALAGGPLPGNVSARRVRAGSPSVDRHDPLTPEEVEAALDLGAVVADEEVDAGADLVIPAVATESAIVPATVLIGALSEVEPVKALGYDAYLPDAVWIARCAAVRDGMHRVAKSAATLATRRLLAIGGGADLAAAAGFLVRTAARRTPALLDGVGVAAAALVARALAPDAPGWWCVPHASGRAGEKQAFNALKLRPAMDLGVRLGDGAAALLTLPMLTATVELTAAAPRPAEPEPEPVLPVSTDPDEVIGGVGGYDAGPRGPEEAASPAPEVTTATAPDESAPAPPSADPAPPADPALDAPADPAAVDPADPAVDDPTDPLAVDPEPAERRPAAGVDPGDPALVDPVDPLAVDPEPAERRPAAGVKPGDGAAPSGG; encoded by the coding sequence ATGAGCGAGCCGGATGTCGAGGGCGCTCCGCCGCCCGAACCTGAAGCTCCGCCGTCGTTGCTGGAGAGCCTGACGCCGGTCGCTGCCGACTGGGCCGCGGGCGAGGCCGCCGAGGCGCGGCTGTCCGGCTGGGGCACCACCACCGGTGCGCTCGCCGGCTTCGCCCGGTGGGTGGGTTCGGTGCGTCCCGGCAATGATGCCCCGTTCCAGCGGGTGCGGCTGGTGGCGTTCGCCGCCGACCACGGGGTCACCGACGGCGCGGCCACGGTCCACGCGCTGCTCGCGGGCGAGGGGGTACTTCCGCTGCTCGCCCGGCGGGCCGACGTCTCGATCCGGGTGGTGGACGCCGCGCTGGCCGGCGGGCCGCTGCCGGGGAACGTCTCGGCGCGGCGGGTGCGGGCGGGCAGTCCCTCGGTCGACCGGCACGATCCGCTCACGCCCGAGGAGGTCGAGGCCGCGCTCGACCTGGGCGCCGTGGTCGCGGACGAGGAGGTCGACGCCGGCGCCGACCTGGTGATCCCGGCCGTGGCCACCGAGTCGGCGATCGTTCCGGCCACCGTGCTGATCGGTGCGCTCTCCGAGGTCGAGCCGGTGAAGGCGCTCGGCTACGACGCGTACCTCCCGGACGCGGTGTGGATCGCACGCTGCGCGGCGGTGCGGGACGGAATGCATCGGGTCGCGAAGTCCGCGGCGACGCTGGCGACACGGCGGCTGTTGGCGATCGGCGGCGGGGCCGACCTGGCTGCCGCGGCCGGGTTCCTGGTGCGCACCGCCGCCCGCCGCACACCGGCGCTGCTGGACGGCGTCGGGGTCGCTGCGGCGGCGCTGGTGGCCAGGGCGCTGGCCCCGGACGCGCCCGGCTGGTGGTGTGTACCGCACGCGTCCGGACGGGCCGGGGAGAAGCAGGCGTTCAACGCGCTGAAGCTGCGGCCGGCGATGGACCTCGGGGTGCGGCTCGGTGACGGCGCCGCCGCGCTGCTCACGCTGCCGATGCTCACCGCCACGGTCGAGCTGACGGCGGCGGCACCGCGCCCGGCCGAACCCGAGCCCGAGCCGGTGTTGCCCGTCTCGACGGATCCGGACGAGGTGATCGGCGGCGTCGGCGGCTACGACGCGGGCCCCCGCGGCCCGGAAGAGGCCGCGTCACCCGCCCCGGAGGTCACCACCGCCACGGCTCCCGACGAGAGCGCCCCGGCCCCACCCTCCGCCGACCCAGCACCGCCCGCCGACCCGGCGCTGGACGCTCCCGCCGACCCGGCCGCGGTTGACCCCGCCGACCCGGCGGTGGACGATCCCACGGATCCGCTCGCGGTCGACCCGGAGCCGGCCGAGCGACGGCCAGCCGCCGGGGTGGATCCCGGCGATCCGGCGTTGGTAGATCCGGTCGATCCGCTCGCGGTCGACCCGGAGCCGGCCGAGCGACGGCCAGCCGCCGGGGTGAAGCCCGGGGACGGGGCGGCGCCGAGCGGTGGGTGA
- a CDS encoding HesB/IscA family protein, whose amino-acid sequence MTVSDTTHEHAPTNNGVLLTDGAASKVKALLDQEGRDDLRLRIAVQPGGCSGLRYQLFFDERSLDGDTILDFNGVEVAVDRMSKPYLGGATIDFVDTIEKQGFTIDNPNATGSCACGDSFH is encoded by the coding sequence GTGACCGTCTCCGACACCACCCACGAGCACGCTCCGACCAACAACGGTGTGCTCCTGACCGATGGCGCCGCCAGCAAGGTCAAGGCTCTGCTCGACCAGGAGGGCCGGGACGACCTGCGCCTGCGCATCGCCGTCCAGCCCGGTGGCTGTTCCGGCCTGCGGTACCAGCTCTTCTTCGACGAGCGGTCGCTCGACGGTGACACGATCCTCGACTTCAACGGCGTCGAGGTCGCGGTCGACCGGATGAGCAAGCCCTACCTGGGCGGCGCGACGATTGACTTCGTCGACACGATCGAGAAGCAGGGCTTCACGATCGACAACCCGAACGCGACCGGGTCCTGCGCCTGCGGCGACTCGTTCCACTGA